CCACATAAACCTTGACACAGCTCTTGTCCCTACAGTACCCCTTTAAGGAGAGGACAGTGCAATTCAGATATTCTTAATGCTGGTATCAAGTTCAGCAACAACACTGGCTTGCATCaaatttcttagaaaatgaaCTGAGAgtaaaggccgggcatggtggctcatgtctataatcctagcacttgggatgcctaggtaggaggattgcttgagctcaggagttcgagaccagccttgacaaaatagtgagaccctgtctctacttaaaaaaaaaaaaaaaaaaaaaaaaaaaaaaaaaaaaaaaaagaagaactgagAGCAGATACAGATCTCCTACAGATGTTTAAATTACTTTAatgcatttcaatttttgttaatTAGGCAAAACTtttgctaatttttgaaaaaacaatgtaaaacaCTAAATGAGCATAGttttaacagaaaaattaatacaCTGGATATATGATAccgtatatattatatagattatGATGTATATGATGTATATTATATGGGTCCTTTTGCTTCTTTACAATTAGAAGGTccaaggctgagcacagtggttcatgcctgtaatcccagtattttaggtggcagggcaggaggatcacttgaagccagtagttcaagaccagcctggacaacaaagtaagactccccTCCTCCcaaccatctctactgaaaaaaaaaatgtagccaacATGGCATGCaccttgcagtcccagctacttacgaggctgaggctggaggatcacttagtttgaggctgcagtgagctaggagcatgacactgtactccagactaggtgacagagcaagactctgtctctttaataaatacataaaagaaagttCTTGTGGTTGTGTCTTCTAAATTTCTTATGATTCTGCAACTCCTACTAGGTTCCTATTGTAGTATAAATATATAGCTAGAAAAGTGTTGACATAAAATATTCAGTTCATTGAGGCAAAGTATTTTACAGATTGAATAATCTAGGTAATTCTTTGGTACCCTAATTCACTTCGCACGTGTGAATGTGAGtattaaaaatctgtgtttttctcAAAGCTGCCTTAACCAGCATCAAGACGAGGAAGAGAACCCTAGAACTATTTCTGTAGGTGGCCACACTGAGCTAACTGAAGCGGAACAGCATGTGAGAGCTAACCACTATTTCTGGTACCACAGAAGGCCTGCAGACGCTTGGTGAGAGAAGGCTCTTCAGGCAGACGATAGTTAATGTCTTTACAAGTGATTTAGCACAAGTCTTCTCTTATTATAGAATGTACCTTTACTGCTGAcctgaatttgtttttctctgaagtGTCTAGACAGGAGCAACAGAAActctgaaattagaataaaaaaaaaattctcttctgtACAAAACAACGAAGCTACTCATCCTCCCACCAATAGGCGTTATGCTTTGAGGGGTAGATCTAGTAATGTTGAGCAGGTATCTGAGCTGCTGGCATTCTCAAGAGACTTCCTCAGAGAAATGGCACACAAATGTGAGCAGGTCAGTTTGGATTCAGTAGAGCTGGTGTATAAGATGGATGCAGAGTTCCTGGGCTGCTCAAGGAGTTAGCCCCAGCtccctggtctcaagcaatcatTGAACATGCAGCACACGCAAAAGACCTACCTAGGCCCCTCTGTCTGTCCTCTAGATGACTTGCAATGGCTCACTAGTAGATGAGTCTGCTTCTAACAATATTGATAATAAGGGCATGTGTCATATTTCCTCTTGAGTTGtgaatttttctctcctttctttttcattcaagtTGAATAAGGACACCGCCTATGACTTATTCAAATGGTCGCTTCATTTGCACATTATAAACCAAGCAGCTCCACCtagcacagttcacagtagggatctaggaagaaaaacacaaactaagGAGAGATAGAAACTAAAGACAATGTTGAATGCTTTTCTTTCACAAAGTTGCTTCTTTATCACATGGGGCCTAGAAGCTGAAAAACAGAATACAAATACTGATATTTATAACAACAACCAACAACATAAGGAACTTCTCTccattcaaaatatgaatttattcttcattatttaaGTAATTTAGAGATAGGGATTAAATAAAAGTCAATGGTGAAAAGCTGCCAATATTAATTGTATTTGTTGAATGCAATTATTTTACAACACTAAAGAACTCAATATATTAGAGGAAGTGTACAACAATGAACAAACTCATGGGAAAGAAAGAACTGCTTCTTGACTGGGTGctgtggtgcacgtctgtaatcccaggactttggaaggccgaggcaggtagatcacttgagcccaggagtttgagaccagcctggccaacatgttgaaaccccatctctactgataacagaaaaattagtgtggcatggtgtcacacgcccataatcccagctattcaggaggctgaggcaggagaatcgcttgaacccgggaggcagaggttgaggtgagccaagattgcatcactgcactccagcctggatgacagagtgagactccgtctcaaaaaaaaaagggcaggggaCGGAGAAGGAACTGTGTCTTGCCATATCAAGGTCCCTGGACCCCAAAGGGAGGGAGCCGCAGGAGTGCCAGAGCTGAAGGAGTGACTCCTGCAAGCTCTAGGAAGTCAGGGCCCTTGTTTATATTTGCCCCTAGatccacagcacacagcacagggcAAGTATTCTGGTCGAGCGTATGAGTGGGTGAGTGTGTGGCCCTGTCAAGAGGAATGGGAGTAGGAAGCATGACCCACACCAGTAATTTATTCCAACGTTTTTCTTTCTGCCCGGTTATCAACAAAGCACCAGAAAAGTGGAGTAATAATAGTATCAGAGCTCTAGGGAAATGGATAAACAGCTTCCTACCTCTCCCTGCTCCTTGTTAGCTTGGGTAACAATGCCCCTCCTTTCCTGTTTCTATTTCTGCTTTGTATCTAATCAGCCTGTCCAAGGACCAGTGCAGCACCTGAGGCATTTCTTCTCTGTCTAGTTATTCCCAGAGCTGGCAGGAAGAAAGAACCCTTAGACAGGGGAGTGCAGTCAACAGTGTACCTGGCTGCAAGCTTATAAAACTCACAGGATGGGTACCCATGGACATAGAGGTGGAAATGGGCTGGTcatgatggttcacgcctgtaattatAGCACGTTGGGTAGtcgagatggaaggattgcttgaggcaaggagcCTGAGAACAGTCtaggcaataaagtgagaccccatctctacaaaaataaataattagccaggtgtggtggcacacacctatagtctcagctactccggaagccgaggtggaagaatcgctttaGCCCcgaagttccaggctgcagtaagctatgatcataccactgccctccagcctgggcaacagagtgacaccctcaaaaataaataaataagggaaccATAGGCACTGGTGACTACTAgaagagtgagagagggagggggtCAATGGCCGATAAACTATTTGTTGGGCAGTATGCTCACTACCTCAGTGATGAGATCattcatatcccaaacctcaacatcacagcaatatgcccatgtaacaaacctacacatgtaccccctgaatctcatataaaagctgaaattattaaaaaataaaacaataaaacccaCAGGAACATAAGCCTGTTTTCCATATCCTTTGTGTCTCCgtctatttcttctaaaaatgcagTGCTTACCAGGGTGAATGTTATTATCTGACCGAATGCCTTTTACAGGTTTGGTCAGGTGGCCATGGTAAGAAATGGGCACACTCCAATTCGTATGCCTCCAATACTAATATGTTGACCTATCCTTACAACGTATACAAGGTCCATGCTTCATAAGGTTATTTACAACCCATCACATATTCCTAAAACTGAAATCTGAATgtcaataaacttttattgtgaCAGTTTCATTACATCTCTAGACTCTTTCGAGACACAGAAATTCTTCAGGGATTATAAATACCAATACTAAGCCAAATTCTCATCCTATGGAAGCAAAGAGTATCATCAGGACACAATTATTTAGCACTCTAAAGTTTTAGGTCTGTGTCATGGGATAATACTTAAAAAgcatatttcctttttatgaaaCGCTTTGGGaccttttccacattttttttttctttttcttttttcttttttctttcttttttttttttttttgaaacagagtctcactctgtcactcatgctggagtgcagtggtctgatcttggctcactgcaacctctacttcccggactcaagtgattctccagactcagctttccaagtagctgggactacaggtgtgagccatcatgcccagtgattttttttttttttttgtattttttgtagaaaaaagatgttgccatgttgcccaggctgatcttgaactcccgacctcaaagttatcctcccccctcagcctcccaaagtgctgggactacaggtgtgagccactgtgcccagctgccacTTTCTACTGAACTTCATGGAACCTTCCCACGATTTCACAGAGAAAGTCTCATAAAGCCCTTATACTCAGAAGTGAAAGTCtaacataataatatttttaagtttcattgGTCGTAAGAATATGATTACATAAGTTTAGACAAATATACACATCTGAGTGACCAATGtcctaaaaattaagaaactgagCTTTGCTAACAACCTAGAAAGTTCCCTCATGTTCCTTTCCAGTTTATCCTCTTACCTTAGGCAACCACTGTTGAGATTTCTACCTCTCTATATTAGTTTTGCCTATTCTGGGaattttacataaacagaatcatGCTGTACGTTCTCTTTTGTGGTTGCATAAGGGGTTTAAGAATCATAAACTTGGTTGCAAGATTAGTAGTAGGTCTTTTctcattgctgaataatattccattgtattaatTTACCAGTGTATGTATACATTACTAATATGGAAGCTTCTGGTTGGACAAGAATATTTCATATTTCCATATATCAAGGTTGGATATAGATAAAATGTAGAAATTCCTGTTGACTGAGGTCCACAGTCCACACTTGGCTCTTGCCAAGTCCATGACTATATAGTCTATGACTATAACCAGAGCTAAGTCTAATGTTTAATCCTTTAGTCCTCAAAGGGATTAAAAAGAGAGCATTAAGAAAAACAGACAGTACTTGAGAGTCTGTATCCAAGAAGAAAGTGCAAGGGCAAGAGAGAGGATATATTAGGAGAGGTATCTTCAACGTGAACCCAAACTACTCTGGGCCTTGGCTCCTTTCAAagatggtgaaagactgaaataaatgcaGGTCTACCCCTCACTgtgctcttcctcctctctctcctagCTTTTTAAACTGCAGGattaaaatcctttttctttgtaGACAATCCATGCAAGGCCTTTAGGTATTTAAGTAAACCTTACTTGTTTGAATGCTCTGAAAGACAACTCTAGTTCCAATTAGTATGGCAGTGAAGGCAATggtgtttattaaaaagtattttgactCCCTTTTCTTGGACCATGGGAAGCACACATCAAAAGAGCAGGAAGGAAGGTTGAAGAAAATGTTGCAGTTTATTACAATTTTTCTTCATCATACATTTACTGTGTCCACAGGGAAATAATACTCTTGATAGTCTCCACAAAAGtttcttttagttatttgtgATTCATCCCTCAAGGTATTTATAACCTATttagagaaaacacagaaaaatctgtgggaggatcacctgagaccaggaatgagtgaccagcatgggcaacatactgagatcctgtctctacaaaatattaaaaaacaaaaaaaaaaagttagccaggcctggtgacacgtgcctgtggtcccagctacttggaaggctgaagacttaaggcaggaggatcacttaagcccaagaattagaggctgcagtgagctacgattcactgcactctagcttcgGCAAGAGGgtaagacctcatttctaaaaaataaaatgaaacttttaaaaacaattttgtctTCTTCTAAGGAGATATAAAAGCAAGAATAATAATTTGTCTTACATAACATTTTGATTTGAATATTCTGTAAAATTATAATCACATTCAATGTTGTTGGGGATAAAGTATTATATGATGTTATTTCATAATTTTCCTATTTTGAGTCCATTGTACTTTTTACAAGAATATGTCAAGTATTGTCTaggctgttttatttctcttgaaaaaaactagaatttttaaatcaaagccTTCTATGTGTATCTTTTAGTATAAACATATAGTTACTAAGATTGTTTTCTCATTCTCACTTCTCAGAATATACTGAATTAAAACCAGATATTCGTGCAGGGAAACAACCAAGGATTCCTTCATCTTAAGTCTTTGCTTCTTGCTCAGATCTGGGGTTCTACCACATGTGCCCAGGAAAACCGCAGTCCATGACTACCCAGCTTTCTTGGAATGAAACGCCCAGTCTGGAGTTTCCAGCAAGAAAACACATCTAATCACTGGATATTATGCTCATAGCGGGGAAAATGTCACCAAAGAGCTCCCCATTTCCCGAGGCCAGCCACCCTAGCCCATCTTTCCCCATGTCATGAATCACTGCTGTGCTTATGAAGATAAGTCCgagaatatgaacattttatcTTCCATAGAAACATAAAATGGACATACTTTTCCATTATGCTTGACTCTGTAACGAAAGCTCTAGGAAGTGAATGCAACATGAAATCATTCCTTCCGCCTCAGCAGACAGATGGAGAGACATTCCAGTTCGTTTCCAGCCTTTTGTCTTTGGAGCGTTTTTGGCATTTCCTTCAGGAAACTGGAGGTTGTGACCTAACGTTTCCTTAGTGAACGCATTTCTGTTTCCCACAGTTAACCTTACCCAGAAATGACATCTACTCTATTAGGTGAGGTTTATCTTCATGTCCCAACTGTGTCCTGTGCATACTCAATGACACTTGAAAGCACAAATTCTGAAAGTAGCAATAGGATTGGAGTGCCAAACACACGAAAATAACTTTAATCCCCCTAAAGAAGACAATAATCTCAAACAAGAAATATTACAGTAAGTCTATGATGCTTGCAATGCCTTCCTTTCACTTTGTAGTTGGAGAAATTAATGACTGAGAATGTTAATGCTTTCAGATACTATGAATTGAAGGTTTTCAGATAAAAGTGTGATACCACTCAGCCCACATTTTACAGCTAGCTATTTCACTGATACTGTATACTTCTATATGGTTCAGAAGATAGGCTGGGAGAAGTCAAGACAgtgtcctgaaaaaaaaatgatttaatatcCATATCCATATCCCTACTTCCCTAGCACGTTGGTGAAAGCCAAGAATATATGCTTTTTTGATTGGTTTGAATGATGATTTAGTCTCATAATTTAGATTTACAACCACACTTTTGTGTGTAATTTCTTAAAAAACCCATATTTGATGACAGAAGTATTGTACTTAATTTATTTGGcttaaatactatttaaaacTCAAACAATTCTACTTACTAGTCAATGTGGTATTCAGAAAGATGGTGGTTTTTATCTCATTCTTTACTACTCTTCAGTGTTAACTTATTGAAGTTTCTCTTCCTGAAAAAGATAGAGTGGTTTCTAAacaaaccacattttttttcgCACCCTAGTTAAGGTAATAATCCTTTAAAGAATAACAGAAATCTGTCCTTAACTTTGATTCCAAATAACTACACAATCCAATAGAGTGactcaataattattttcaagaatGCTCTTCACAAagggatctttaaaaaaaatcagtttattaaTGTTTAAAAGTTGATAAAGCTATGTGCAAAATGATCCACAAAAGTCAGAAACCtattaaatactattttgtttttaaaaaagacatctcTTGGTTTAATTGCACTGAAAATCATACTAAAGAgacagtaatatatttttattctttgtaatgtTTATACATATCTTCAATTACTATCTAATGAATAGCTGAACTGAAAAGTTTCTGGAGTTCCCTACCAGTTAAAGTAATGCTTTTAAGGGCACAAGAGAGTggtattttcttaagaaatacaCATTCAATGGTGTTAACACAGGTTAGAAAAATCCAATAAAATGACCTCTTCTGAAACAAATACAttcaaaaatcataaaagtaCTTTTAACACAGCAAAATACAACCATGCTGTTGCTTGAAATGAATCACACAACATTCAGAAATAAACATCAACAAAAGTGCCAAAGACAGATGTCATATTCGTTAGACTCATTTGCTAATAACTCTCCCTTGGTTTGTGAAAGTTAATCCCATCAGTTTTCACCTTGTTTTGCTTGTCCGTTTCCCCTGGGACACTAAGGATCCTGGCTAATATCATTTAGATAAAGTGGACTTCCTTATGCAGATTTCTGCTGCGATGGCTATGAAACGGTAACACATTTCATtgaaaagatgttttttaaagaaatcaaagtgACTTCAACCAAATTCCAAAAAACGGATCCCGCTTACATGGAAACTTTGGCCTCAGCGAAGGACATTGTTTTACATGTCCAAACCATCTTCGTCTTCCCACAGCCTACGTACTCAACACAGCCTACTTGCTATACATGACCGATCACTCCATGCCCCCAGCTCTGGTAACTGTCAGGTAGTTAAAGTATAAAGTAACAGAACTTTGAGGAGGGGTATGAGGGGAAGGGAGGGTGTGATGTGGGCTGCGCGGGGCATCCCTAAAGAAGCAGAAGTGCACACACTCAACTTGGGATTGAAACTGAAGTGAAAGAAAACATCTCCTCAAAGCTCCAGACAAAGAGACGCTTTCACATGGAGACATTAGTCTTTGAGGAGGGGCCAGATGAACCCTTTAGGAGCTTGACAATGCTAGACCTTTGGCTCAGTGCAAAATCAAAGCTCCACGGGGGGAGGAAATATATTCCAGGCCGGGACCTGATCTCCACCCTTCCCAGTGCATTGTTCACAGGAACTAACTCTACCCACCAACACCCAGCACCACCAGGCTGTTCGTATTttgccccttcctccctctggctTGCAGCGGCTCCTCCCTGGCCGCAGTCGAAGCCCAGAGATTTTCCTTCCAAACACGGGTGGCGAGCGACCAAGCAAAGAGCGCTTCCGGTGGGTGGGCAGCCTCCAGTTCTAGGAAGAAGAGTTGACGTTTCCAGAAGACATAATGGTCTCTGGGTTGTCCCCATCGTCCttctgggggtgggaggagttGTCCGATTTGCTGCGGCTGAATTCCATGCCGGCGATGATGGGCCGCTTGATTTTGCCAGCAGAGTCTCCGCTCGGGCACTTGCAGCAGGACATGATCCGGGTGAAGGCCCGGCGCATCTCCTTGTTGGTCAGAGTGTAAATGATGGGGTTGCTGCCGGAGTTGAGCACAGCTAACACCAGGAAGTACTCCGCTCTGAAGAGGATGTCGCAGGTCTTCACCTTGCAGCCCACATCCAGCAGGAGCAGGATGAAGAGCGGTGCCCAGCAGGCGATGAAGACGCTCAGGACGATGATCACCGTCTTGAGCAGCGCCAGCGACTTCTCGGAGCTGCGGCTGGCCTTGGAAATGTTCTTGCGGAAGGTCAGGCGGCGGCTCCGAGTCCTGACCAAGGAGTAGATCCTGCAGTACAGAATGACGATGGAGAGCAGGAGCAGAGTGAAGACCGTGGTGCAGAAGAGGATATAGTGCTTGTGGTAGAGCGGCAGCACTGTGG
Above is a window of Saimiri boliviensis isolate mSaiBol1 chromosome 11, mSaiBol1.pri, whole genome shotgun sequence DNA encoding:
- the LOC120360515 gene encoding sphingosine 1-phosphate receptor 1, encoding MGSTSVPQVKAVLQVSDYVNYDIIVLHYNYTGKLNTSADKDIKMTSVVFILICCFIILENIFVLLTIWKTKKFHRPMYYFIGNLALSDLLAGVAYIANLLLSGATTYKLTPAQWFLREGSMFVALSASVFSLLAIAIERYITMLKMKLHNGSNNFRLFLLISACWVISLILGGLPIMGWNCISMLPSCSTVLPLYHKHYILFCTTVFTLLLLSIVILYCRIYSLVRTRSRRLTFRKNISKASRSSEKSLALLKTVIIVLSVFIACWAPLFILLLLDVGCKVKTCDILFRAEYFLVLAVLNSGSNPIIYTLTNKEMRRAFTRIMSCCKCPSGDSAGKIKRPIIAGMEFSRSKSDNSSHPQKDDGDNPETIMSSGNVNSSS